In a genomic window of Aphanothece sacrum FPU1:
- a CDS encoding sulfotransferase family protein, which yields MAAFCQKNLIFLISQPRAGSTLTQRILGSHREIYTVSEPWIMLHPLYALRENGYQAEYSVQNSKKALDSFLELHPEGEDAYFQAVRQMSLNLYEGLLRQSDKKFFLDKTPRYYYILPELYRTFPDAKYIFLIRNPLAILVSIFNTFVQEHWWKIQYYQDDLLKAPDLIAQGLLNFQGNILVLRYESLLSNPSAEIEKVCCFLNLSFEPEIVSYGNYDSEKWQFGDQSLIQCQTKPSSDNLDRWQQDLHNPITWQSANNYLEFLGQDLLTGLGYSYTELKGMLERLKPESEVMLPPALQEFFSSASMFLEKSLQPFLGVVGSTAQLFDTYLNLGRVLLEQDRFEQALKYLQIALQVAPSVPEAHYLMGKGFLRLGKLDQAVSAYQKAIQLDAGNQRSHLDAAKLALQQALQLNPDHQAIAELLETI from the coding sequence ATGGCTGCCTTTTGCCAGAAGAATTTAATATTTCTAATTTCTCAACCTCGTGCCGGTTCAACCTTGACTCAACGTATTTTAGGCAGCCATCGAGAAATTTATACGGTGTCTGAACCTTGGATTATGCTACATCCTCTCTATGCACTGCGCGAGAATGGATATCAAGCTGAATACAGTGTACAGAATAGTAAGAAAGCACTCGATAGCTTCTTGGAATTACACCCTGAAGGTGAAGATGCTTATTTTCAAGCCGTACGACAAATGTCTTTAAATTTATATGAAGGGTTGCTTCGGCAATCGGACAAAAAATTTTTTTTAGATAAAACCCCAAGATATTATTATATTCTGCCTGAGCTATATAGAACCTTCCCTGATGCTAAATATATTTTCTTAATTAGGAATCCCCTAGCCATTTTAGTTTCTATCTTTAACACTTTTGTTCAAGAACATTGGTGGAAAATTCAGTATTATCAGGATGATTTACTAAAAGCCCCTGATCTGATTGCCCAAGGGTTGCTTAACTTCCAGGGCAATATTCTAGTTTTGAGATATGAAAGCTTACTAAGTAACCCGTCAGCAGAAATTGAAAAGGTTTGCTGCTTTCTCAATCTTTCTTTTGAGCCAGAAATAGTTAGCTATGGCAATTATGATTCTGAGAAATGGCAGTTTGGAGACCAATCTCTGATTCAGTGCCAAACAAAACCTAGCTCTGATAATTTAGATCGCTGGCAACAGGATTTGCACAATCCAATCACTTGGCAATCTGCCAACAATTATTTAGAATTTTTGGGACAAGATTTGCTTACTGGTTTAGGTTATTCCTACACAGAACTAAAAGGGATGCTTGAGAGGCTAAAACCAGAAAGCGAGGTAATGCTCCCACCTGCACTGCAAGAGTTTTTCTCTTCAGCAAGTATGTTTTTAGAGAAATCATTACAGCCTTTCTTGGGCGTTGTTGGCTCAACGGCGCAACTTTTTGACACTTACTTAAATCTTGGCAGAGTTTTGTTAGAGCAAGATCGTTTTGAACAGGCACTCAAATATCTACAGATAGCTTTGCAAGTGGCTCCTTCAGTACCTGAAGCTCATTATCTAATGGGGAAAGGATTTTTGCGTTTAGGTAAGCTCGATCAGGCCGTTTCTGCTTATCAAAAGGCAATTCAATTGGATGCTGGAAATCAGAGAAGTCACCTAGATGCTGCCAAGTTGGCACTCCAGCAAGCACTTCAACTGAACCCAGATCATCAGGCGATCGCTGAGCTACTGGAAACTATATAG
- a CDS encoding TauD/TfdA dioxygenase family protein, producing the protein MNRTTQAQITTGLKTDEYENFDICPLAGRIGAEIVGLELAQNLSDETVADIRRALIKYKVIFFRRQQLTEISQVAFARRFGVLTEAHPLLPSLPGHPEIFDFDYGRMDNRTNQWHTDLTFIDRPPFASVLRAVEIPAVGGDTLWANTVTAYQDLPAPLRSLADQLFAVHSNTYNDYEAATVNISKKRRELGKIFTSTEYQTLHPVVRVIRESGERGLFIGAFVRQFRELSVDESIQILKLLQSYIIRPENTVRWHWQQGDIAFWDNRVTQHYGINDFGSQPRRVQRVTIVGNLPISVEGIESKSFKGDASAYNRMN; encoded by the coding sequence ATGAATAGAACAACTCAAGCTCAGATAACCACAGGGCTAAAAACAGACGAGTATGAGAACTTTGATATTTGTCCGCTTGCTGGACGAATTGGGGCAGAAATAGTGGGACTTGAGCTTGCCCAGAATCTCAGCGATGAGACAGTTGCTGATATTCGTCGAGCCTTAATCAAGTATAAGGTGATTTTCTTTCGACGACAGCAACTGACGGAAATTAGTCAGGTAGCCTTCGCCCGACGATTTGGGGTGCTTACCGAAGCACATCCCTTACTTCCATCTTTACCTGGTCATCCAGAGATATTTGACTTCGACTATGGACGCATGGATAATCGTACTAACCAATGGCATACAGATCTAACATTTATTGATCGTCCTCCCTTTGCTTCAGTTTTGCGTGCAGTGGAAATTCCTGCCGTGGGGGGAGATACATTGTGGGCAAACACTGTCACAGCCTATCAAGATCTGCCTGCACCACTACGTAGCTTGGCTGACCAGCTTTTTGCTGTACACAGCAATACCTATAATGACTATGAGGCAGCAACTGTGAACATATCCAAGAAGCGACGGGAATTAGGCAAAATTTTTACCTCAACGGAATACCAGACATTACATCCAGTGGTTCGCGTTATTCGAGAGTCTGGTGAACGAGGGCTGTTTATTGGTGCTTTTGTGCGTCAGTTTCGAGAGCTTTCCGTAGATGAATCAATTCAGATCCTGAAGCTATTACAGTCCTACATCATACGTCCTGAAAATACTGTACGTTGGCATTGGCAACAGGGGGACATTGCTTTCTGGGATAACCGAGTAACCCAACACTATGGCATCAATGATTTTGGTTCTCAGCCTCGTCGCGTTCAACGGGTAACAATTGTCGGAAACCTACCTATTAGTGTTGAGGGGATAGAAAGCAAATCATTTAAAGGAGATGCCTCTGCCTATAACAGAATGAACTAG
- a CDS encoding TylF/MycF/NovP-related O-methyltransferase, whose protein sequence is MNDSPPKIEYQAQLNDSVTLETRTQKQREIYDAFEQFIFSDDTKILAKLVARTLIFEKIINVPGDIVEAGVYRGSGMLTWLKLKRILAPNALKKVIGFDYFDTESLLNSLSGQDKVSMKSLFEVRGYQHEEGAERFVHDLIANAGFIQSSYEIVKGDISQVAQEFVDQRPGFKISCLYLDLDLQYPTYHALNAFWDRVSVGGMVVFDEYAYHQWSEAQGADQFFEQKNIQIQALHYPCPTAYVIKPATVKTNG, encoded by the coding sequence ATGAATGATTCTCCACCTAAAATTGAGTACCAAGCCCAACTAAATGACTCAGTTACTTTAGAAACAAGAACACAAAAGCAACGTGAAATATATGATGCCTTTGAGCAATTTATTTTCAGCGACGATACTAAGATACTAGCTAAGCTAGTTGCGAGAACCCTAATTTTTGAAAAAATTATTAATGTGCCAGGGGACATTGTGGAAGCTGGAGTCTACAGGGGAAGTGGTATGTTAACTTGGCTAAAGCTTAAAAGAATCCTAGCACCTAACGCTCTAAAAAAAGTTATAGGGTTTGACTACTTTGACACAGAATCTTTACTTAATTCTTTGTCTGGGCAAGACAAGGTTTCGATGAAAAGTCTATTTGAGGTGAGAGGCTATCAGCATGAAGAAGGGGCAGAAAGATTTGTTCATGATTTAATTGCTAATGCGGGGTTTATTCAAAGCAGCTATGAAATCGTCAAAGGTGATATTTCACAAGTTGCTCAAGAGTTTGTTGACCAAAGACCTGGGTTCAAAATATCCTGTTTATATCTGGATTTAGACTTACAATATCCCACCTATCACGCCTTGAATGCGTTTTGGGATAGAGTATCTGTAGGAGGAATGGTAGTATTTGACGAATATGCCTATCATCAATGGTCTGAAGCACAAGGAGCGGATCAATTCTTTGAACAGAAGAATATTCAAATTCAAGCTCTGCACTATCCTTGCCCAACAGCTTACGTCATTAAACCTGCCACCGTCAAAACTAATGGATAA
- the lptC gene encoding LPS export ABC transporter periplasmic protein LptC yields MNPHNFLKANSPWANVVKGGLLFFLCSLVACGGGKKPEANKPEETRQESRLFLNNATLEQSNPKGQLVWKIQVDEAAYTPDRHKAQLTGVKGNLFQDGKIVLQIKSDEGEIYRDGVEIFLRKNIVALDPRNKTVIRSNEVEWRPQDSVLIVRKNLRGSHPDLEASAKEGKYYTRKEQLELTGNIVATAKNPRLQLKTEYLQWDVSQDKLKGDRLFNLVRFQDKTVTDRLVGKKLEVRFKTKEVIIEDNIDFKSIKPPIQVATKQVIWQYKNRQVRSDKPIQLINYVDGVSITANQAQVDFSQQIAYLKGGVQGTNASNQGKLYANDITWNMGTRIVEALGNVIYEQANPKFNLTGEKAVGTLHDNKIMVSGNNQERVVTEIFPD; encoded by the coding sequence ATGAATCCACACAATTTTCTGAAGGCTAACTCTCCTTGGGCCAATGTTGTCAAGGGGGGTTTACTGTTTTTCCTCTGTAGTTTAGTCGCTTGTGGTGGAGGGAAAAAACCCGAAGCAAATAAGCCAGAAGAAACCCGACAAGAGAGCCGTTTATTCCTAAATAATGCTACTTTAGAGCAATCTAACCCTAAAGGGCAGCTAGTTTGGAAAATTCAGGTAGATGAGGCTGCTTATACCCCTGATCGTCATAAAGCGCAGTTGACTGGGGTAAAAGGTAATCTGTTCCAAGACGGAAAGATTGTTTTACAAATTAAATCTGATGAAGGGGAGATTTACCGCGATGGGGTCGAAATTTTTCTCCGCAAAAATATTGTAGCCCTAGATCCGCGCAATAAGACCGTGATTCGTAGCAATGAGGTAGAATGGCGGCCCCAAGACTCTGTGTTGATAGTTCGCAAAAATTTACGGGGATCTCATCCTGATCTAGAGGCCTCTGCTAAAGAAGGAAAATACTATACTCGCAAAGAACAATTAGAATTAACGGGTAATATTGTTGCTACTGCCAAAAATCCGCGACTACAACTCAAAACCGAGTATTTACAATGGGATGTTTCTCAAGACAAACTCAAAGGCGATCGCTTATTTAACCTAGTGCGTTTCCAAGATAAAACCGTCACTGATCGTTTAGTCGGTAAAAAGCTTGAAGTTCGTTTCAAGACCAAAGAAGTCATCATTGAGGATAATATTGATTTCAAGTCCATTAAACCCCCCATACAAGTGGCAACTAAACAAGTCATTTGGCAGTATAAAAACCGTCAAGTGCGTTCAGACAAACCCATTCAACTGATTAACTATGTGGACGGTGTTAGTATCACTGCTAACCAAGCGCAAGTGGATTTTAGTCAACAAATAGCTTATCTTAAAGGAGGAGTTCAGGGGACAAATGCCTCTAATCAGGGGAAATTGTATGCCAATGATATCACCTGGAATATGGGAACTCGCATCGTGGAAGCGTTAGGCAATGTTATTTATGAACAAGCTAATCCTAAGTTTAATCTCACGGGAGAAAAAGCAGTAGGAACCCTTCACGATAATAAAATTATGGTAAGTGGCAATAATCAAGAAAGAGTCGTGACCGAAATTTTCCCCGATTAA
- the nblR gene encoding response regulator transcription factor NblR, which produces MLLNPSIFLVQMDELFSQRASIDLTEAGYNPVIIPHSKQALIEVEKQQPAMILIDRQRAGNFGFTLCQEIRQQGNQVLIIMVVDRETLEERVACLEMGADDYLLQPYRSETLLKLVRFYLTPPETNQEQLQFGEVILDLTTRQLLLNHKAINLTMKEFELLKYFMSYPREVLSRDKILEQVWGYDFQGESNVIEVYIRYLRLKLESEGHKRLIHTVRGVGYVLREG; this is translated from the coding sequence ATGCTTTTAAATCCTTCTATTTTCTTAGTCCAAATGGATGAACTCTTTAGCCAAAGAGCCTCGATTGATTTAACAGAAGCAGGTTATAATCCTGTCATTATTCCTCATAGTAAACAAGCTTTAATAGAAGTAGAAAAACAACAACCTGCGATGATTCTCATTGATCGTCAACGGGCTGGTAATTTTGGATTTACCTTATGTCAAGAAATCAGACAACAGGGAAATCAAGTATTAATAATTATGGTAGTGGATAGAGAAACTCTTGAAGAAAGAGTTGCTTGTTTAGAGATGGGGGCTGATGATTATTTATTGCAACCCTATCGTTCAGAAACCTTGCTTAAGTTAGTTAGGTTTTATCTAACTCCTCCAGAAACTAATCAAGAACAATTACAATTTGGAGAGGTCATTCTTGATTTAACCACTCGTCAACTATTACTTAATCACAAAGCGATCAATCTGACTATGAAAGAATTTGAATTGCTTAAATATTTTATGTCTTATCCTAGAGAAGTGCTAAGCAGAGATAAGATTTTAGAACAGGTTTGGGGATATGATTTTCAGGGAGAATCTAATGTGATTGAGGTTTATATTCGTTACTTACGTTTGAAGCTAGAAAGTGAGGGTCACAAACGACTTATTCACACAGTTAGAGGCGTAGGATATGTATTACGAGAAGGGTGA
- a CDS encoding DUF192 domain-containing protein — protein MKQPIYLLIMISFLVLGCSPNPNVNTTGEKTLSTLVESQGQILPIEAQVKIGSEVIELEVAKTPEQQSMGLMYRDSLPKNRGMIFLFDQPRFLKFWMKNVTIPLDMVFLHKGEVKAILANVPPCSSDTCPTYGPEASMDQVIELGGGRAAEIGIKKGDRLDIKFQKNPQ, from the coding sequence ATGAAACAACCAATTTATTTATTAATAATGATTAGCTTTTTAGTATTAGGATGTTCTCCTAACCCTAATGTGAATACAACGGGAGAAAAAACACTTTCAACACTTGTAGAGTCTCAAGGACAAATATTACCAATTGAAGCGCAAGTAAAAATAGGCTCAGAAGTTATTGAATTAGAAGTAGCGAAAACTCCTGAACAACAAAGTATGGGGTTAATGTATCGAGATTCTTTACCTAAAAATAGAGGCATGATTTTTCTATTTGATCAACCACGATTTCTGAAATTTTGGATGAAAAATGTTACTATCCCCCTAGATATGGTCTTTTTACATAAGGGTGAAGTTAAAGCTATTTTAGCTAATGTTCCTCCTTGTTCTAGTGATACTTGTCCTACTTATGGACCAGAAGCTAGTATGGATCAAGTTATTGAATTAGGAGGAGGTAGGGCAGCAGAAATTGGAATTAAAAAAGGTGATCGTCTTGATATTAAATTCCAGAAAAATCCTCAATAA